A window of the Chiloscyllium plagiosum isolate BGI_BamShark_2017 unplaced genomic scaffold, ASM401019v2 scaf_7087, whole genome shotgun sequence genome harbors these coding sequences:
- the LOC122547797 gene encoding ubiquitin thioesterase ZRANB1-like — MTEYGIKWACEYCTYENWPSAIKCTMCRAPRPTGTIITEDPTRGSSSDLNQVWDTPSIEGGSSPLICPDSSARPRVKSSYNSESTSKWSCHMCTYLNWPRAIRCTQCLSQRRTRSPTESPQSSGCISRPVQASQDPCEEYNDRNRLNTKALHWTCTACTYENCPKSRKCVVCDYPRPNNLEAIEFTEPEEASSLINEQDRARWRSSVGGGNSQRRSPPVPKRESAMKMDFQRIELAPGAVGSKEELEVDFKRLKQIKNRMKRSDWLFLNACVGRS; from the coding sequence ATGACTGAATATGGAATAAAGTGGGCTTGTGAATATTGCACATATGAAAACTGGCCCTCTGCAATCAAATGTACCATGTGTCGTGCGCCAAGACCTACTGGCACTATAATTACTGAAGATCCAACCAGGGGCAGCTCAAGTGATTTGAATCAAGTGTGGGATACCCCAAGTATAGAGGGTGGCAGCAGCCCTTTGATTTGTCCAGACTCTAGTGCTAGACCAAGGGTTAAATCATCCTACAATTCAGAAAGTACAAGCAAGTGGTCATGCCACATGTGTACATATCTGAATTGGCCAAGAGCAATAAGATGCACTCAGTGTTTGTCCCAACGTCGGACTAGAAGTCCTACAGAATCCCCCCAGTCATCTGGTTGTATTTCAAGACCAGTTCAGGCTTCTCAGGATCCATGTGAAGAATATAATGACAGGAACAGACTGAATACAAAAGCATTGCATTGGACGTGCACAGCTTGCACATACGAGAACTGTCCCAAGTCTCGGAAGTGTGTAGTCTGTGACTACCCTAGACCTAACAATTTGGAAGCAATTGAATTTACAGAGCCAGAAGAAGCTTCATCATTGATAAATGAGCAGGATAGGGCTCGATGGAGGAGCAGTGTTGGTGGTGGCAATAGCCAAAGGAGATCTCCTCCTGTACCTAAACGTGAATCTGCGATGAAAATGGACTTTCAAAGAATTGAGTTGGCACCTGGGGCAGTAGGCAGTAAAGAAGAGTTGGAAGTGGACTTCAAAAGACTCAAACAAATAAAGAACAGAATGAAAAGATCAGATTGGCTGTTTCTCAACGCTTGTGTTGGTAGGTCATAA